The following proteins are co-located in the Microplitis demolitor isolate Queensland-Clemson2020A chromosome 5, iyMicDemo2.1a, whole genome shotgun sequence genome:
- the LOC103569211 gene encoding laminin subunit gamma-1-like: protein MFIRVLLVASFIVVLNQVNSAPAGVAIGDLNKLIESSKEARKVATAKAEEAAEVIEKAKEASDDFKKKQEKYFQALVTKNSLEREKEAAIAAFEEANRTKTDKESAKNKAPVDAVKTREFEAAKTEFERIEKEIKVIEEEIKNASLEIKNAEAEYNSAKTKADDIVNKADKITKEATDAEAHANQIESNVLIASLLSSSSAVGSNGLNDTKVSSTTASPTLTTAKPNFVALTPEQKLFIRLYFSKLKPEATTKPPTMVGNFIRAWAKVNLGIAESLDRIKASVKGVFRPGNNATG, encoded by the exons atgTTCATTCGCGTACTTTTGGTTGCTTCGTTTATCGTCGTTTTGAATCAg GTGAATTCAGCACCAGCAGGTGTAGCGATTGGTGATTTGAACAAGTTGATAGAATCTTCAAAAGAAGCGCGAAAAGTAGCAACGGCTAAAGCTGAAGAAGCCGCTGAAGTGATCGAGAAAGCTAAAGAAGCTtctgatgattttaaaaaaaaacaagagaaATATTTTCAGGCTCTGGTGACGAAAAATTCATTGGAGAGAGAAAAAGAGGCTGCAATTGCTGCATTCGAGGAAGCTAACAGAACAAAGACAGATAAGGAATCCGCAAAAAATAAAGCTCCTGTGGATGCAGTCAAGACACGAGAATTTGAAGCCGCTAAAACAGAGtttgaaagaattgaaaaagaaataaaagttattgaagAAGAAATAAAGAACGCGagccttgaaataaaaaatgctgAAGCAGAATATAATTCAGCAAAAACAAAAGCTGATGATATTGTGAACAAAGCTGACAAAATTACTAAAGAAGCTACTGACGCTGAAGCACATGCTAATCAAATAGAATCCAATGTCTTAATTGCTAGTTTGCTGTCATCTTCATCAGCCGTGGGATCAAATGGGCTGAATGACACAAAAGTTTCATCAACAACCGCAAGTCCAACTTTGACGACAGCCAAGCCAAATTTTGTGGCACTCACCCCAGAACAGAAATTGTTCATCAGATTGTACTTCAGTAAATTAAAACCTGAAGCCACTACAAAACCCCCCACAATGGTAGGAAACTTCATAAGAGCCTGGGCCAAAGTTAATTTGGGAATTGCAGAATCTCTTGAccgg atcAAAGCCTCAGTCAAAGGAGTTTTCAGACCTGGCAACAACGCGACAGGCTGA
- the LOC103569210 gene encoding uncharacterized protein LOC103569210, with protein sequence MFLRLVCFAFFMGILNQVSSAPLNSEELTEKMKSAQEDATVKIILASFGIRKSAKLVNITNNKAIAYSEAVENRRNFEIMAEELNKIIEDKEKKLETNQARAKANKTDSGAQDAVITAQDELNQVRQVESTINEKIRNLTIAESLAKNDWERLEEKARKMAANAEETKRDAINAVARAHKATAANISYSIKDSKNLSPRIIAQKVCAEYFKNAIDELVSGFATKHPSHYKIMKRIWLQGQEEFANSFQ encoded by the exons atgtttctaCGACTAGTGTGTTTTGCTTTTTTCATGGGCATTTTGAATCAg gtAAGCTCAGCGCCTTTAAATTCAGAagaattaacagaaaaaatgaaatctgCACAAGAAGATGCGacagttaaaataatattagcaAGTTTTGGTATTAGAAAATCTGCTAAACTTGTAAATATCACAAATAATAAAGCTATTGCATATTCTGAAGCGGTTGAAAATAGAAGGAACTTCGAAATAATGGCTGAggagttgaataaaataattgaagataaagaaaaaaaattggaaaccAATCAAGCTCGAGCAAAAGCCAATAAAACTGACAGTGGTGCACAAGACGCGGTAATCACGGCGCAAGATGAGCTGAACCAGGTCAGACAAGTAGAATCAACTATCAATGAAAAGATTAGAAATTTGACTATTGCCGAATCACTCGCGAAAAACGATTGGGAAAGACTTGAAGAAAAAGCGCGAAAGATGGCCGCGAATGCTGAGGAAACTAAGCGAGACGCCATAAATGCTGTAGCTAGAGCTCATAAAGCAACAGCTGCCAATATTTCATACTCGATCAaagattcgaaaaatttatcgcCTCGTATAATAGCGCAAAAAGTGTGTGccgaatattttaaaaatgcaattgATGAACTGGTATCCGGCTTTGCTACAAAACACCCATCACATtacaaaataatgaaaaggATCTGGCTCCAGGGACAGGAAGAATTCGCTAATTCTTTTcagtaa